The DNA sequence TCAGTTGCACTTCTGTTTAAGATTCCTTAAGTTGGTCATTACTCACTACTTTAtagcataatatatattataatttatacaattaaatatcatattttacataatttaatttaaatttcaagaTATAAAATCAGATATTATACCAACTTCTAACTAACAAGTTAACAGTACTTACAATAGAATGTTGGGTACCGCGCATGACACTTTCATGGTTTCATTTCATACACATGATTCATGAACCATCTACATAGCTCATTAAGTTAAAAATGAAatacaataatataataaacttaaTAAAGTCATATTGCTACGGCAAGAAACCAACTATTTTcaacacattaaattttattaaatttttaaaaaatctgcTAAAAATTCATTATTCATTATAATTACGATAAACATTATCATAAATGTATATAAGTTAACCTATCTATCTAGTAGCCGTAAATGTTGTACCAGTAATTCCAATGATTTCTGATTTGTCCATTGGAGTTGggcattataaattttaaacatgTTATTTTCAGATAAAGCCAAATATAATCAGAAAACATGCAAAAGAAAAAGGTTAAAAAGGAGTTACAAGTCTTGCAATACCACTCTGACTAAATATCAAATCAAGTAGAATTCAGAATCAGCATATTTTGTGAATGTAAATAGGAACAAACTCATAATACAATGCAATCATCAAGAACAGGACCCAAAAACACACAATAATTTCAAATCAAATTTAGGTAAGATCGTCCTCCTCGAGTTCCTTGGCTTTCAGCTTTTCCTTCACCCTCAACAGTAGGGTAGTCTTCCAAGAATCCTACACACGTACAGCAGCAATACAAACATAAGTCCAAGGTAAATTTTCCAAGAATAACAAGCAGGAAATAGCAATTTAATCAGAACCAGAGTTGTAAGCTTaagttgaaaaagaaaaaaatatggcTAAACTAGaaggaaaaaatatctcctctatttACTTTAATTCTTGTTACCGAATTCAACAATTGAGAGGCAAATGCCAAAATAAGGTCATATTATCTATTTGGAGCTGCAAGAATATTGCTCTGAATTACCTAGTTCCACTTTAaacaaatcaaattttcaaagtgCTCATACctgaaataatttattttctctctaAATAGCAACtttgtattttatatttaagaaaaaccataaaaaaagaGCTACAATAACAAGCTTCAAAAGAAATTGCAACcgagaaattcaaaataattgagTACAATTTGAAAGGATGTATTACCAGTGGAGTCATGCTATCAAATTCCTTGACCACATCAGTAAACTTAGCAACATCTTCCTCATCAATTGAAGCAGCAATATCCTGCCAGAAATATATAGAAATGAATAGTGTGAACAACCAAACAAAAACAGTTTTATTGACCTTTCTTAAATCTGCCATCATCCAATTTATTTGATCAGATGCCTCACTGGTAAACTGGAGACAAATACTACAGATAGAGCACATATGCAAAAGATAAGAAAGGAAAGTACAAATCAAAAGGTCTTTTAAATCAATTGAACTCACAGCTAGGAATTTGTACTCCCTTGTTCCTGAAAAAGTTGGATCAAGATCCTGCAAAAGAACAACAATATTTGCACTTCAGACAACAGACAAAGACGAACCAGAAATTTTGATCTCCAAGAAGGAAAGCTTAAGATGTGAGACCTGATAACGTTCTAATGCATTGGTAATTGCGACAACATCTCCTCTACAAAGTTGGCAAAGTCCAGCATTTAGAAGATGTCCTTTAACTCCATACTTAAGCAAGTTATTGTTGAGTGACTGTCGTGCTATCTCTTCATAAATCTCAATTGATTTTGGATATCTGCAGGAATAGATCAAAATACATCATAACaagtaataattaaattaagcaaGTAATACTATTAATGTCCTCACATAAATAGATAAAGAATGTCTGTTGAGGATAACTTTGCAATACTTTTTTATGTGTTCTGTTATGCTGCAGCTCTTGTTCGGGTAAACCAGAATGTAATAAGTGAAAAAAGGGTATAAATACAGAATTCTTGTTAGTTGTCACATGAAATCAAAGTTTATAACCATAACTGTCAATGTTTTAAATTACGGATTTGAGCTTCGAGGTGCATTGAGGCGTAAGCCtaatatataattgaaaaaatatttatactcaCCTAAAAATATCAAGGaggaataaaatgtctcataAAACTCAAAAATAGCTTAAAATGTCTCATAAAACTCAAACATAGCATAAAATCTCATAAACTTGAATACAGAACAAGCAAAGCGTTAACCAAATActcctgttttttttttcttgttgatCAAACACTTTCAGAGGAATCCTAAGTTTCAGTCAAAACTTGACCAGTAACAAAGGAgtgcaaaaaaattatataagacAGAAATGGACTTCCATATAATATAAATGCTCTTTTAGTTCTGAGATATGGCCATCATCCAGCTTCAAGCTTGTATTAAATGTGCCATTCAAAAGATCTAGTTGCAATCATCAATCAATGCTTGCAACATCAAAGAAGTGGTTCTCTAATAAAGTTTATAATGAAGAAAAACTAAGTGTATGCAGTATATACACCCAAACTCTTATATTGATTAAGTGTACTTACTGTTCCAGTTGAGCAGCAAATTGTGCAACCTTTTGCTTGCACTGATTTGCAGAAGTAGTTACTTCTTCATTTTGGAAGAAGTCAGCAGCTTTTTCAAAGAACTCAATAGCCTTCTCAATATTCTGTTCTGACTCATACAGTTCAGCAATTTCCTGCAAGAGCAAAATGTAGGCCAGTGTCAATAAAGGTTGTAAAAGGGGTCTCATAACACAATCACTTACAAATCTAATCCATAATAATCCAAACAATAGTTGAATTTCATTGTGAGACACACAATGTGAAGTGAAAAATGAAAACACTGAGGTCACACACTAGTTTCATGCAAGAGAAGTTTATAAACAGAATACCTTAAAATATCTGGCTGCCATATTGAGCCTTCCAATATCACAAAACATATGTACTGCTTGCTCTAAGCAGGTTATGGACTCTGCATTAGAAAAAGTATTTGAACTATTAtggtattttatttaagtatcaaaTTAAATGAAAACTAAGGAACAGCTAAGTATCTGATTTCTACAAGAATAATTTATGACAGACATTTCAACGCCAAAAGGAAAAACTATGAGAAGCCAAACAAAAGCTAGAGGATTTATAAGCAATTTTTTAAGATAACTTAGCTAGGAGATATACACATACCATTTACAGATGTTTTCTTGTAGCAATGGGCAGCATCAACATAAGCTTGGGCTGCTTCATGTTTGCTTTCCAACTAAAAAAACGAGAAATTGAATATCATACTCATGTATTTGAAAACAAATGGTTAAATTACAACAAAAGAAACACTAAATCTATTAAACACCAAAATCACAAACCTTCACATGACAGTTTGCCAACTTGATGTATGTTGATCCAGCTCTGTCCCCTAATACACAATATCTATAGGTATTAGAAAAGTAATAATTCTATGAAATCCTGGGTGAAAAAATAAGTATTATATAAGCAATAATTTAGCAAAGAGTTCTTGCAATTACTTTCGTATTTTGAATGAGCTTTGGCTAAACTAATATTGAAGTTTACAGTGACAGTAGATCACCTTAATACTATTCCTCATTCaccaaacataaaataaaaataaaaccttGATACAGGTCAGGTTTAATTAGTTGCCGAACAAATAAAATCAGCAAATGTTTCTTTATTCCACttaataaatttttgtaatatttagaattttctcGCAAGATCAAATTCCATAGCTGCAAGGCCGATTCTACAGAAAAGAAGTCAATctggagtgcaattctaagatCGACACTGACTGAATCTATTGTTCAAAAAGTTGCAAATTTGACCTATCTATTTACTGAACTCTACACATACACGTCGAAATTGAGTCAATGCAATGTCAACGAGATCAAAGCAATGAAGTTCCTTCCGATCACCAGAAGAAAACTCATTGTttcatataaattaattaactttCTTGACCATCCTCAATCGGAGTAAGAAAATACgataaaaacaaatatataaatgaaattacATGATTTGGCGAGTTTGAATGAGTTGGCGGCTTTATCGAAGAGATCGGCGGCGTCTTCATATTTTGAGCCGAAAATTCCCCAGCTGTTGAGCTTTTTCTCAGCTTTCTTCTCAAATTCTTCAGCCTTAGCTATCTGATCCCCCATTTCTTCAACTCCTTGCTTTAATTTTCCGATTTCGGAGGTGCAAAAATGGAGGGtattaagaagaagaaaatcaaaataatgAAAGAGGAAGGGGAAAACTGAAATTTCGACCAAAAAGGGAGTTGATATTTGATAATGTCAAGGGTCGGTTTCGATGAAAGACAACCATATTCAagttttttgatttttctctacAAAATGTTTTGGGCTTTTTTCTTGGTCTGGACTATACCTTGTggattatttacaaaaatacgtcgaaataaagttatgttttatatgtacggcataaaaacttaattatattaaatatggtATTCAtgtcaaaagaaaaattatggtatttttttttaaaaaaaaaaaattataaatatggaaaaaaatcgtgaggaatgccataaaaaattttaaatttgtgtttcttataatttttttctttttttaaaaaataaaacactaaaataaataaaaaaataatctcaattatagatatttttttttacagaaattaaacttgtttttttatttaaactactgtttgttttttttctttgtttttttgttaaaactaattatttcattaaaagcagcaaaaaaaaaaaaaaatcagtttcattaaCATCATCTTGAAAaaagaacaatataaaaaatataagaataattacataacgcactattttttgtaaaatatttacatttttacgtttaaagaatattttttttacatttttacggttttccaaaaaataacacgaaaacaacataaaatcaacaaaaaaactacataaaagtaacatcaaaataacaacaaaaaaataacata is a window from the Cannabis sativa cultivar Pink pepper isolate KNU-18-1 chromosome 1, ASM2916894v1, whole genome shotgun sequence genome containing:
- the LOC133033642 gene encoding alpha-soluble NSF attachment protein 2-like, which produces MGDQIAKAEEFEKKAEKKLNSWGIFGSKYEDAADLFDKAANSFKLAKSWDRAGSTYIKLANCHVKLESKHEAAQAYVDAAHCYKKTSVNESITCLEQAVHMFCDIGRLNMAARYFKEIAELYESEQNIEKAIEFFEKAADFFQNEEVTTSANQCKQKVAQFAAQLEQYPKSIEIYEEIARQSLNNNLLKYGVKGHLLNAGLCQLCRGDVVAITNALERYQDLDPTFSGTREYKFLADIAASIDEEDVAKFTDVVKEFDSMTPLDSWKTTLLLRVKEKLKAKELEEDDLT